Proteins encoded within one genomic window of Amycolatopsis sp. 2-15:
- a CDS encoding TetR/AcrR family transcriptional regulator — MSTETAAPDAKAGSSDNAVRESQRERLLRAAIELFYRDGVAVGANALCRRAGISKKSMYELFDSKDALLEAALQRRIGDDAAFLLPPPDFSSSPRARLLHVFEQLEAFATSPDYRGCAYLVTQLELKDPDHPASIAAARLKTEHLEGFFRAEAERGHATDPGFLTRQLAVLYDGASSRAGVGADDLRGLAVATARTLLDAAGVTD; from the coding sequence ATGAGCACCGAGACCGCCGCACCCGACGCGAAGGCCGGATCTTCGGACAACGCCGTCCGGGAGTCCCAGCGCGAGCGGCTCCTGCGTGCCGCGATCGAGCTCTTCTACCGCGACGGGGTCGCCGTCGGCGCGAACGCGCTGTGCCGGCGGGCGGGGATCTCCAAGAAGTCGATGTACGAGCTGTTCGACAGCAAGGACGCCCTGCTCGAAGCCGCGCTACAACGCCGGATCGGCGACGACGCGGCCTTCCTGTTGCCCCCGCCCGATTTCAGCTCCAGCCCGCGCGCGCGGCTGCTGCACGTCTTCGAGCAGCTGGAAGCCTTCGCGACGTCACCCGACTACCGGGGTTGCGCCTACCTCGTGACGCAGCTCGAGCTGAAAGATCCCGACCACCCCGCGAGCATCGCGGCCGCCCGCCTCAAAACCGAGCACCTCGAAGGCTTCTTCCGCGCCGAAGCCGAACGCGGTCACGCCACCGACCCGGGCTTCCTCACCCGCCAGCTCGCCGTCCTCTACGACGGGGCCAGCAGCCGCGCCGGCGTCGGCGCCGACGACCTGCGCGGCCTGGCCGTCGCCACCGCGCGAACCCTGCTGGACGCGGCCGGCGTCACCGACTGA
- a CDS encoding 3,4-dihydroxy-2-butanone-4-phosphate synthase codes for MTQQLSPDHQFDTVSVARAAAAIAHGRPVVVAGTHGDLVFAAQDATPHLVSEAVRYTDGFVCVALPDEDCDRLGLPLMYPGAPACGGEAFAVTVDALAGGTTGISATDRARTIRLLASPAATPADFTRPGHVVPIRTARASTPHRAGRGEAALDLVRLAGKGEAAVLSGIVSQREAGDLAGPEELGSFAAEHGLLVVSAADVLAPRSAAQPACPRCGHPG; via the coding sequence ATGACACAGCAGCTTTCACCAGACCACCAGTTCGACACGGTGAGCGTCGCGCGGGCCGCCGCCGCGATCGCCCACGGGCGGCCGGTGGTGGTGGCCGGCACCCACGGCGACCTCGTGTTCGCCGCGCAGGACGCCACACCGCACCTGGTGTCCGAGGCCGTGCGCTACACCGACGGGTTCGTCTGCGTCGCCCTGCCGGACGAGGACTGCGACCGCCTCGGGCTCCCGCTGATGTACCCCGGGGCGCCGGCGTGCGGAGGGGAAGCCTTCGCCGTCACGGTCGACGCCCTCGCCGGCGGGACGACCGGCATCTCCGCGACCGACCGGGCCCGCACGATCCGGCTGCTGGCAAGTCCCGCCGCGACTCCGGCCGACTTCACCCGGCCCGGCCACGTCGTGCCCATCCGGACGGCCCGCGCAAGCACCCCGCACCGCGCCGGCCGCGGCGAGGCCGCCCTGGACCTGGTACGGCTCGCGGGCAAGGGCGAAGCCGCGGTGCTCAGCGGCATCGTGTCGCAACGCGAGGCGGGCGACCTGGCCGGTCCGGAGGAACTGGGTTCGTTCGCCGCCGAGCACGGCCTGCTCGTCGTGTCGGCCGCCGACGTGCTGGCGCCCAGATCGGCGGCTCAGCCCGCGTGCCCCCGGTGCGGGCACCCGGGGTGA
- a CDS encoding SHOCT domain-containing protein, which translates to MALAQSDYPFLDVIWTMLVFFGWVVWFWMLIVIFGDLFHRSDVSGWGKAGWTVLVLVLPFIGVLIYLIAQGKHMGERRQSEAASNQKQFDDYVRSVSGDGDKGAAGQIAEAKKLLDTGAINAEEYESLKAKALAR; encoded by the coding sequence ATGGCACTGGCTCAATCGGACTACCCGTTCCTGGACGTGATCTGGACCATGCTGGTGTTCTTCGGCTGGGTGGTCTGGTTCTGGATGCTCATCGTGATCTTCGGCGACCTCTTCCACCGCTCGGACGTCTCCGGCTGGGGCAAAGCCGGCTGGACCGTGCTGGTCCTGGTGCTGCCCTTCATCGGTGTGCTGATCTACCTCATCGCGCAGGGCAAGCACATGGGCGAACGCCGTCAATCCGAGGCGGCGAGCAACCAGAAGCAGTTCGACGACTACGTCCGCTCGGTCTCCGGCGACGGCGACAAGGGCGCCGCCGGCCAGATCGCCGAGGCGAAGAAGCTCCTCGACACCGGCGCCATCAACGCGGAGGAGTACGAGTCCCTGAAGGCCAAGGCACTCGCTCGGTGA
- a CDS encoding oxidoreductase has protein sequence MPSTLAPAHWTPDRIGDLRDRVALVTGGNSGIGLEAARVLTRHGARVLLAGRSQEKLDEAVATLRADQPTARLDTIVLDLGCLASIAETSARLADTETIDLLFNNAGVMNVPERRTTSDGFELTVGTNHLGHFALTAGLLPALRRAEAARVVTVSAIAATWRSGRLDDLMSLRRYGGMSAYAKSKRANVVFTQELSRRLAGTALRAVSVHPGSAVTNLQRHSEGVLSRAMIAVLRNVAMGSPEGAAWPSLYVATSPEVISGAFYGPAGRDQTSGTPKPVKLPRGADDPAEGARLWAESERLTGVTFAL, from the coding sequence ATGCCCAGCACCCTCGCTCCGGCCCACTGGACCCCCGACCGGATCGGCGACCTGCGCGACCGCGTCGCGCTCGTGACCGGCGGCAACAGCGGCATCGGCCTGGAGGCCGCCCGCGTGCTGACCCGCCACGGCGCCCGCGTCCTCCTGGCCGGGCGCAGCCAGGAGAAGCTCGACGAAGCCGTCGCCACCCTGCGCGCCGACCAGCCCACCGCGCGGCTGGACACCATCGTGCTGGACCTGGGCTGCCTGGCCTCCATCGCCGAGACGTCCGCGCGGCTCGCGGACACCGAGACCATCGACCTGCTCTTCAACAACGCCGGCGTGATGAACGTGCCGGAGCGGCGCACGACCTCGGACGGGTTCGAGCTGACCGTCGGCACCAACCACCTCGGGCACTTCGCCCTCACCGCCGGCCTGCTGCCCGCGCTGCGCCGCGCCGAGGCCGCGCGCGTGGTCACCGTCAGCGCGATCGCCGCGACCTGGCGCTCCGGCCGGCTCGACGACCTGATGAGCCTGCGGCGTTACGGCGGGATGAGCGCGTACGCGAAGTCCAAGCGCGCCAACGTTGTCTTCACCCAGGAGCTGTCCCGGCGGCTGGCCGGTACGGCCCTGCGCGCGGTGTCCGTGCATCCCGGCTCGGCCGTGACCAACCTGCAGCGGCACTCCGAAGGCGTGCTCTCCCGGGCGATGATCGCGGTGCTCCGCAACGTGGCCATGGGCTCCCCGGAGGGCGCGGCGTGGCCGTCTCTGTACGTCGCGACGAGCCCCGAAGTGATCAGCGGCGCCTTCTACGGCCCCGCCGGCCGTGACCAGACCTCCGGCACCCCGAAGCCGGTCAAGCTCCCCCGCGGCGCGGACGACCCGGCCGAAGGCGCCCGTCTCTGGGCCGAAAGCGAACGCCTCACCGGCGTCACCTTCGCCCTGTGA
- a CDS encoding flavin reductase family protein, giving the protein MTRPLTSVADSRPYREAVGCYASGVVVVGATADDGQRIGFTCQSFHSVSLDPPLILICVARTSSTYPLIRDIGRFAVSVLGHDHREVASAFARKGVDRWSGVAHTETAAGNPVLAESLVWLDCEIDAEHDAGDHHLVVGRVLEMSSPDAQDGAEPLLFYRGGFHRIASVPAVG; this is encoded by the coding sequence GTGACGCGACCGTTGACGAGCGTCGCTGACTCCCGCCCGTACCGCGAAGCAGTGGGGTGCTACGCCTCCGGTGTCGTGGTGGTCGGCGCGACCGCGGACGACGGGCAGCGGATCGGGTTCACGTGCCAGTCGTTCCACAGCGTCTCGCTGGACCCGCCGCTGATCCTGATCTGTGTCGCCCGGACTTCGAGCACCTATCCGCTGATCCGGGATATCGGCCGGTTCGCCGTGTCCGTGCTGGGCCACGACCACCGGGAGGTCGCCTCCGCGTTCGCCCGCAAGGGCGTCGACCGGTGGAGCGGGGTCGCGCACACCGAAACCGCGGCCGGGAACCCCGTCCTCGCCGAGAGCCTCGTGTGGCTCGACTGCGAGATCGACGCCGAGCACGACGCGGGTGACCACCACCTCGTCGTCGGCCGCGTGCTGGAGATGAGCTCGCCGGACGCGCAGGACGGCGCCGAGCCGCTGCTGTTCTACCGCGGTGGTTTCCACCGCATCGCCTCGGTGCCCGCCGTCGGCTGA
- a CDS encoding TetR/AcrR family transcriptional regulator, with product MSEARARLMTSATRLFYSEGLHSVGIDRVIAAAGVTRATLYRHFPSKDDLLVAYLTAADQAIRADVETARTGKASGADAVRAVAASIADGIRTPGFRGCAFLNAVAEYPDPEHPVHQAVLTHRQWFLEVVTELLAQAGETAPEPAARHFVMLRDGAMAAGCLTDPAPVCETFRLGVEGILKYRDTPVVTPKKTGRAS from the coding sequence GTGTCCGAAGCACGAGCCCGGCTGATGACTTCGGCGACCCGGCTGTTCTATTCGGAGGGTCTCCACTCGGTCGGCATCGACCGGGTCATCGCCGCCGCCGGCGTCACTCGCGCCACGCTCTACCGGCACTTCCCGAGCAAGGACGACCTGCTGGTGGCGTACCTGACGGCGGCCGACCAGGCGATCCGCGCCGACGTCGAGACCGCCCGCACCGGCAAGGCCTCCGGGGCCGACGCCGTGCGCGCGGTCGCCGCGTCGATCGCCGACGGCATCCGCACGCCCGGGTTCCGCGGCTGCGCCTTCCTCAACGCCGTCGCGGAGTATCCCGATCCCGAGCACCCCGTGCACCAGGCCGTGCTCACCCACCGGCAGTGGTTCCTGGAGGTCGTCACCGAGCTGCTCGCGCAGGCCGGCGAGACGGCACCCGAGCCGGCCGCGAGGCACTTCGTCATGCTGCGGGACGGCGCCATGGCCGCGGGCTGCCTCACCGATCCGGCGCCGGTCTGCGAAACCTTCCGCCTCGGCGTCGAGGGAATCCTGAAGTACCGGGACACTCCGGTCGTGACCCCGAAGAAGACCGGGCGGGCTTCGTAA
- a CDS encoding NADPH-dependent FMN reductase, translated as MKTTIVVGNPKPASRTRQVAEALLDRLVKDDADRQVIDLSDHSAEIFAWPSEVMSALNERVAGSDLVVIASPTYKATYTGLVKAFLDRYAAGGLAGVTAIPVMTGGSPAHAMGVDSHLAPLLTELGAVVPGAGWYFETSSMDSLDTLADEAAARYARTIGQLARLAEGVRIP; from the coding sequence ATGAAAACCACCATTGTTGTTGGAAATCCGAAGCCCGCTTCGCGGACGAGGCAGGTCGCCGAGGCCTTGCTCGACCGGCTGGTGAAGGACGACGCGGACCGGCAGGTCATCGATCTGTCCGACCACTCCGCCGAGATCTTCGCCTGGCCGTCGGAGGTGATGTCGGCGCTGAACGAGCGCGTCGCCGGCAGCGATCTCGTGGTGATCGCGAGCCCGACCTACAAGGCCACCTACACCGGGCTGGTCAAGGCCTTCCTGGACCGCTACGCGGCGGGCGGGCTGGCCGGGGTGACGGCGATCCCCGTGATGACCGGGGGCAGCCCCGCCCACGCGATGGGTGTCGACAGCCACCTCGCCCCGCTGCTGACCGAGCTCGGCGCCGTGGTTCCGGGAGCCGGGTGGTACTTCGAGACCTCCTCGATGGACTCGCTGGACACACTCGCCGACGAGGCGGCCGCGCGCTACGCCCGCACGATCGGGCAGCTCGCCCGCCTGGCCGAGGGGGTGCGGATCCCGTGA
- a CDS encoding thiamine pyrophosphate-binding protein, translating into MLVHEAIGRCLTEHGVRAAFGVVGSGNFHFTQALVAGGARFVAARHEGGAATMADAYARMSGEVAVLSLHQGCGYTNALTGITEAAKSRTPLLVLTAEADDPASNFFIDQPGLATGVGAVPLRVDSPRTALRDVARALAICAQQRRTVVLNVPIDVQELELPEQQHGAVPAAIAAPQPAPEPLAEFARLLSEASRPVFIVGRGGRTPGAGEAIRELGNQAGALLATSAVSRGLFHDDPWSIDVSGGFASPLTVELISQADLVVAFGCALNMWTTRHGALLGADARVVQVDLDPAAIGRHRGVDLGLWGGVAETARAATALLRSGGAKPRTGYRQPELGPRLRTGLRWNQLPFDDASTEDRIDPRALSARLDELLPAERTVSVDSGNFLGYPSMYLDVPDEYGFCFTQAFQSVGLGLASAIGTALAQPGRVPVAALGDGGFLMGLSELETAVRLGLPLLVVVYNDAMYGAEVHHFGAGTAGLDNVTFPDADLAALARGHGCEGLTVRSADDLAAVKDWLSSAPRRPLVLDAKITSDGGAWWLHEAFGH; encoded by the coding sequence ATGCTGGTGCACGAGGCCATCGGCCGGTGCCTGACCGAGCACGGCGTGCGCGCCGCGTTCGGCGTGGTCGGCAGCGGCAACTTCCACTTCACCCAGGCCCTGGTGGCCGGGGGAGCGCGGTTCGTGGCCGCACGCCACGAAGGCGGCGCGGCGACGATGGCCGACGCCTACGCGCGCATGTCGGGTGAGGTCGCGGTGCTGTCGCTGCACCAGGGCTGCGGCTACACCAACGCGCTCACCGGGATCACCGAGGCGGCCAAGAGCCGGACCCCGCTGCTGGTGCTGACCGCCGAGGCCGACGACCCGGCGTCCAACTTCTTCATCGACCAGCCCGGCCTCGCCACCGGTGTCGGCGCCGTACCGCTGCGGGTGGACTCGCCACGGACGGCCCTGCGGGACGTGGCCCGGGCGCTGGCCATCTGCGCGCAGCAGCGGCGGACCGTGGTGCTCAACGTCCCGATCGACGTCCAGGAGCTGGAGCTGCCGGAGCAACAGCACGGGGCGGTCCCGGCCGCGATCGCCGCGCCGCAGCCGGCGCCCGAGCCGTTGGCGGAGTTCGCCCGGCTGCTGAGCGAGGCGTCCCGGCCGGTGTTCATCGTCGGCCGCGGTGGCCGTACGCCCGGTGCGGGCGAGGCGATCCGGGAGCTGGGGAACCAGGCGGGTGCGCTGCTGGCCACGTCGGCGGTGAGCCGCGGGCTGTTCCACGACGACCCGTGGAGCATCGACGTCTCGGGCGGCTTCGCCTCCCCGCTGACGGTCGAGCTGATTTCCCAGGCCGACCTGGTCGTGGCATTCGGGTGTGCGCTGAACATGTGGACGACCCGCCACGGCGCGCTCCTCGGGGCCGACGCCCGCGTGGTCCAGGTCGACCTGGACCCGGCGGCGATCGGCCGGCACCGCGGCGTCGACCTCGGGCTGTGGGGCGGGGTCGCGGAAACCGCCCGCGCGGCGACGGCCCTGCTCCGCTCCGGTGGCGCGAAGCCGCGGACGGGCTACCGGCAGCCGGAGCTCGGCCCCCGCCTCCGCACGGGCCTGCGCTGGAACCAGCTCCCGTTCGACGACGCCTCCACCGAAGACCGCATCGACCCGCGCGCGCTGTCGGCGAGGCTCGACGAGCTGCTGCCGGCCGAGCGGACCGTGTCGGTCGACTCCGGCAACTTCCTCGGCTATCCGAGCATGTACCTCGACGTGCCGGACGAGTACGGGTTCTGCTTCACCCAGGCGTTCCAGTCGGTCGGGCTGGGGCTGGCGAGCGCGATCGGCACAGCGCTGGCGCAGCCTGGCCGCGTCCCCGTCGCGGCGCTGGGCGACGGCGGGTTCCTGATGGGGCTCTCGGAGCTGGAAACGGCTGTGCGCCTGGGGCTTCCGCTGCTGGTCGTCGTCTACAACGACGCGATGTACGGCGCGGAAGTGCACCACTTCGGGGCCGGGACCGCGGGGCTGGACAACGTCACCTTCCCCGACGCCGACCTGGCCGCGCTGGCCCGGGGCCACGGCTGCGAGGGCCTGACCGTGCGCTCGGCCGACGACCTCGCCGCCGTCAAGGACTGGCTGTCGTCGGCGCCCCGGCGGCCGCTGGTCCTCGACGCCAAGATCACCTCCGATGGCGGGGCCTGGTGGCTGCACGAGGCCTTCGGTCACTGA
- a CDS encoding alpha/beta hydrolase fold domain-containing protein, whose amino-acid sequence MTDPTFDLRLQAVDPALLEAQREVNAVLAKMPHPDVRTPEGLAALRAGTAHNPGATDLSPTERHVDGPTGPLRLRVFTPPEPRAVLYRIHGGGWAGGAPEDDDLVNDRLARATGTVVVSPEYRLAPEATVGEQIEQTVAVARWLARHAVAEFGTGRLLIGGISAGAHLAAATLLALRDAGDPAFGAFAGAYLDCGIYDLGLSPSAAAATENSLVLTRSWIDGLPDLALPGHTPAQRRDSRLSPALADLTGFPPALLTVGDLDPLRDDAILLAARLRLAGRDARLEIWPEAPHAFTNMATPLGDVALDSAIAWINDLLDPPRTAPGPAAVVHRFVAEVINGGDLDVVDELSHDDLAWHAGSGGDLHGLEAYQAALRAAVGGAFSGMHLTVHDTLVDGDTVVLRFTNSGTHTGPFLGVAATGRHAAWSGIGIYTVRAGKIAEAWFGEDMLGLLRQLSTNEHSLG is encoded by the coding sequence ATGACCGACCCGACCTTCGACCTCCGCCTGCAGGCCGTCGACCCCGCTCTCCTCGAGGCCCAGCGCGAGGTGAACGCCGTGCTCGCGAAGATGCCCCACCCGGACGTCCGGACCCCCGAAGGTCTCGCCGCCCTGCGAGCCGGTACCGCCCACAACCCCGGGGCGACGGACCTGAGCCCGACCGAACGCCACGTCGACGGACCCACCGGCCCCCTGCGGCTGCGCGTGTTCACGCCGCCCGAGCCGCGCGCGGTCCTCTACCGCATCCACGGCGGCGGCTGGGCCGGCGGAGCACCGGAGGACGACGATCTCGTCAACGACCGCCTCGCCCGCGCCACCGGCACGGTCGTGGTCAGCCCGGAGTACCGGCTGGCGCCCGAGGCCACCGTCGGAGAGCAGATCGAGCAGACCGTCGCCGTCGCCCGCTGGCTCGCCCGGCACGCGGTCGCGGAGTTCGGCACCGGCCGGCTGCTGATCGGCGGCATCTCCGCCGGCGCGCACCTCGCCGCCGCGACGCTGCTGGCCCTGCGTGACGCCGGCGACCCCGCGTTCGGCGCGTTCGCCGGCGCGTACCTCGACTGCGGCATCTACGACCTGGGCCTGTCCCCCAGCGCCGCCGCGGCCACCGAAAACAGCCTCGTGCTCACCCGGTCCTGGATCGACGGCCTGCCCGACCTCGCCCTCCCCGGCCACACGCCGGCGCAACGGCGCGACTCGCGGCTGTCCCCGGCGCTGGCCGACCTCACCGGCTTCCCGCCCGCCCTGCTGACCGTCGGCGACCTCGACCCGCTGCGCGACGACGCGATTCTGCTCGCCGCCCGCCTGCGGCTCGCCGGCCGCGACGCGCGGCTGGAGATCTGGCCCGAAGCCCCGCACGCGTTCACCAACATGGCCACCCCGCTCGGCGACGTCGCCCTCGACAGCGCCATCGCGTGGATCAACGACCTCCTCGACCCACCGCGCACCGCGCCCGGCCCCGCGGCAGTCGTGCACCGGTTCGTCGCCGAGGTCATCAACGGCGGCGACCTCGACGTCGTCGACGAGCTCTCGCACGACGACCTCGCCTGGCACGCCGGCAGCGGCGGCGACCTCCACGGCCTCGAGGCCTACCAGGCGGCCCTGCGCGCCGCGGTCGGCGGCGCCTTCAGCGGCATGCACCTGACCGTGCACGACACCCTCGTCGACGGCGACACGGTCGTGCTCCGGTTCACCAACAGCGGCACCCACACCGGGCCGTTCCTCGGGGTCGCCGCCACCGGCCGGCACGCCGCGTGGTCCGGCATCGGCATCTACACCGTGCGGGCGGGCAAGATCGCCGAGGCGTGGTTCGGCGAGGACATGCTCGGCCTGCTGCGGCAGCTCAGCACGAATGAACATTCATTAGGATGA
- a CDS encoding LLM class flavin-dependent oxidoreductase, with the protein MNAKGASFTHHPDRFSGDWDEISRLAKRADELGIEGFVSASRWRAFGGDNHYSGDVMETFAWAGAIAAITERISIISTFPMALINPAFVAKAEATVDLISGGRAGMNLVCGWFPPEFELFGVEMQEHNDRYGYADKWMEAFDKLWSSDEGFDLKNEYFDLKNAMSQPRPLQSRPVLLNAGGSPRGRQFAAEHAEVAFTIPDDPDPQAVKARVAEYREEARKKFGKEIQIWLSAYVVQKDTTAAAEAYAHDYIVTRGDDVGVADLIEANIPNAKTMPPEKMAEMSYEFKAGYGAYPLVGSASDIAQRMQELSDAGVDGLMLIWLDYENGLEKLAGEVLPRLEEAGLRAPATA; encoded by the coding sequence GTGAACGCCAAAGGTGCCTCTTTCACCCACCACCCCGACCGGTTCTCCGGCGATTGGGACGAGATCAGCCGGCTGGCGAAGCGGGCCGACGAGCTGGGCATCGAAGGCTTCGTCTCGGCGTCGCGCTGGCGCGCCTTCGGTGGCGACAACCATTACTCGGGCGACGTGATGGAAACCTTCGCCTGGGCCGGCGCGATCGCCGCGATCACCGAACGGATCAGCATCATCAGCACGTTCCCGATGGCGCTGATCAACCCGGCGTTCGTCGCCAAGGCCGAGGCGACGGTCGACCTGATCTCCGGCGGCCGCGCGGGGATGAACCTGGTCTGCGGCTGGTTCCCGCCGGAGTTCGAGTTGTTCGGCGTCGAGATGCAGGAACACAACGACCGCTACGGGTACGCCGACAAGTGGATGGAGGCGTTCGACAAGCTCTGGTCCTCCGACGAGGGCTTCGACCTGAAGAACGAGTACTTCGACCTCAAGAACGCCATGTCGCAGCCGCGTCCGCTGCAGTCGCGCCCGGTCCTGCTCAACGCCGGTGGCTCGCCGCGCGGGCGCCAGTTCGCCGCGGAGCACGCCGAGGTGGCCTTCACCATTCCCGACGATCCCGATCCCCAAGCCGTGAAGGCACGCGTCGCGGAATACCGCGAAGAGGCGCGCAAGAAGTTCGGCAAGGAAATCCAGATCTGGCTTTCCGCATACGTCGTGCAAAAGGACACCACCGCCGCAGCCGAGGCCTACGCCCACGACTACATCGTGACGCGAGGCGACGACGTCGGGGTCGCGGACCTGATCGAGGCGAACATCCCCAACGCCAAGACGATGCCACCGGAGAAAATGGCGGAAATGTCGTACGAGTTCAAGGCCGGCTACGGCGCCTACCCCCTGGTGGGTTCGGCGAGTGACATCGCGCAGCGCATGCAGGAACTCTCCGACGCCGGCGTCGACGGCCTGATGCTGATCTGGCTGGACTACGAGAACGGGCTGGAGAAGCTCGCCGGCGAGGTGCTGCCCCGGCTCGAGGAAGCCGGCCTGCGCGCGCCCGCCACCGCTTGA
- a CDS encoding DUF6069 family protein, which translates to MTGDTKPRVVAGKLWAGGGATALVAALAAIVVVLIARGLFDVPVLAPEGEGAWGGVGTVAYAVGAALVALAATGLLHLLLISTPRAKSFFVSIMLLVTAIAVVIPLGLDADRGARFATAAGNLLIGLVITSTLSGVAGAAVRAGRPVR; encoded by the coding sequence ATGACCGGAGACACGAAGCCCCGGGTCGTCGCGGGGAAGCTGTGGGCCGGTGGCGGCGCGACGGCGCTGGTCGCGGCTCTGGCCGCCATCGTGGTGGTGCTCATCGCGCGCGGCCTGTTCGACGTGCCCGTGCTGGCCCCGGAAGGCGAGGGTGCGTGGGGCGGGGTCGGCACGGTGGCCTACGCCGTGGGCGCCGCCCTCGTCGCCCTCGCGGCCACCGGACTGCTCCACCTGCTCTTGATCAGCACGCCACGCGCGAAGTCGTTTTTCGTCTCGATCATGTTGCTCGTCACGGCGATCGCCGTCGTCATCCCCCTGGGCCTCGACGCGGACCGCGGTGCCCGGTTCGCGACGGCCGCCGGGAACCTCCTCATCGGTCTCGTGATCACGAGCACGCTGTCCGGCGTCGCCGGTGCGGCGGTTCGCGCCGGCCGGCCGGTGCGGTGA
- a CDS encoding helix-turn-helix transcriptional regulator, whose amino-acid sequence MTGLDWQEVARFGELACGSLRAATVQQRTLPELVRVLRCDSGAIHQLDRRCRGQVASLTGAPVKMLIEFAPISGPANPYFKRSTTSQFPVHDAVLHGRRTDHLRSPVGQLLADYGFEHCLYALLVAEGRPVGTATFARRTGRPAFTTREQEMAHRLSKFLAIGLANAAAYERRAPGAPLEGPVPANLDIDTIDLSEPSRTPQAGTAPSAGADGGLTEREREVLALATSGLSNAEIAAELGIALNTVKQHMKHSFHKLGVRSRLEALRYLQENNLVAS is encoded by the coding sequence ATGACCGGTCTCGACTGGCAGGAGGTGGCCCGGTTCGGCGAGCTCGCCTGTGGCTCACTGCGGGCGGCCACCGTGCAGCAGCGGACCCTGCCGGAGCTGGTCCGCGTCCTGCGCTGCGATTCGGGCGCGATCCACCAGCTCGACCGCCGCTGCCGGGGCCAGGTGGCGTCCTTGACGGGCGCGCCGGTGAAGATGCTCATCGAGTTCGCGCCCATCTCCGGGCCGGCGAATCCGTATTTCAAGCGCTCGACCACGTCGCAGTTCCCGGTCCACGACGCGGTGCTGCACGGCCGCCGTACCGACCACCTGCGCTCACCGGTGGGACAGCTCCTGGCCGACTACGGGTTCGAGCACTGCCTCTACGCGTTGCTCGTCGCCGAGGGCCGCCCCGTCGGCACCGCGACCTTCGCCCGCCGGACCGGCCGGCCGGCGTTCACCACCCGGGAGCAGGAGATGGCCCACCGGCTGTCGAAGTTCCTGGCGATCGGCCTGGCCAACGCCGCGGCCTACGAGCGGCGCGCACCCGGCGCGCCGCTCGAGGGACCCGTCCCGGCGAACCTCGACATCGACACGATCGACCTGTCCGAACCTTCGAGGACACCCCAAGCCGGCACCGCGCCGTCCGCGGGAGCCGACGGGGGACTGACCGAGCGGGAGCGCGAGGTGCTCGCGCTGGCCACGAGCGGGCTGAGCAACGCGGAGATCGCCGCCGAGCTCGGGATCGCGCTCAACACCGTCAAACAGCACATGAAGCACAGTTTCCACAAGCTCGGCGTGCGCTCGCGGCTCGAAGCCCTGCGGTACCTGCAGGAGAACAACCTCGTGGCGTCCTGA
- a CDS encoding TetR/AcrR family transcriptional regulator — protein sequence MARTRDPESKRRQLLDGALAEFAEYGIGGARVERIAARAEVSAGLVYSFYDGKEGLYEAVYDAIVEQVVSGIPLDADDLPEYAGQLYDAGLRHPDVMRFVTWYQLERGSVRPVVAKSMADKTAAVEDAQRRGTVTGQRTAGELLALVLTIANMWQNQGEDVRGLVPEPERRRVVTDTVRQLVDPAR from the coding sequence ATGGCACGGACCCGGGACCCCGAGAGCAAGCGGCGGCAGCTGCTGGACGGCGCGCTCGCCGAGTTCGCCGAGTACGGCATCGGCGGCGCCCGCGTCGAGCGCATCGCCGCCCGCGCCGAGGTCAGCGCCGGGCTCGTGTATTCCTTCTACGACGGCAAAGAAGGGCTGTACGAAGCGGTCTACGACGCGATCGTCGAGCAGGTCGTCTCCGGGATCCCCCTCGACGCGGACGACCTGCCCGAATACGCGGGACAGCTCTACGACGCGGGCCTGCGGCACCCGGACGTGATGCGCTTCGTCACCTGGTACCAGCTCGAGCGCGGCAGCGTCCGGCCCGTCGTCGCGAAGTCCATGGCCGACAAGACCGCGGCGGTCGAGGACGCGCAGCGCCGCGGCACCGTGACCGGTCAGCGGACAGCCGGCGAGCTGCTCGCCCTGGTGCTGACCATCGCGAACATGTGGCAGAACCAGGGCGAAGACGTCCGCGGCCTCGTCCCGGAACCCGAACGTCGCCGGGTCGTCACCGACACCGTCCGGCAGCTGGTGGACCCGGCTCGCTGA